Proteins from one Thermoanaerobacterales bacterium genomic window:
- a CDS encoding HDIG domain-containing protein translates to MQREEALKLLRENLKNKNLFNHSLAVEAVMRRLAEHFGEDPERWGLAGLLHDIDYERTKDDPDRHSIEGAVMLEEAGLPDDIVYAVKVHNDRHGLPRRSLMDKALFATDPLTGFIVAGALIRPEKKLAPVDVPFLTHRFKEKSFARGANRETMKACADIGLSLEDFIALGLEAMKGIAGEIGL, encoded by the coding sequence TTGCAGAGAGAGGAAGCCTTGAAGTTGCTGCGCGAGAACCTGAAGAACAAGAACCTGTTCAACCACAGCCTGGCTGTCGAGGCCGTGATGCGCCGCCTGGCCGAGCATTTCGGCGAGGATCCCGAGCGCTGGGGCCTTGCGGGCCTGCTGCACGATATCGATTACGAGCGGACAAAGGACGACCCCGACCGGCACAGCATCGAAGGAGCGGTGATGCTCGAGGAGGCGGGCCTGCCCGACGACATCGTGTATGCGGTGAAGGTCCACAACGACCGCCACGGGCTGCCGCGGCGCAGCCTGATGGACAAGGCTCTCTTCGCGACCGACCCGCTGACGGGTTTCATCGTCGCCGGCGCGCTGATCCGCCCGGAGAAGAAGCTTGCCCCGGTGGACGTGCCCTTCTTAACGCACCGCTTCAAAGAAAAGTCCTTCGCCCGCGGGGCGAACCGGGAAACGATGAAGGCCTGCGCCGACATCGGCCTGTCGCTGGAGGATTTCATTGCCCTGGGCCTGGAGGCCATGAAGGGGATAGCCGGGGAGATCGGGCTTTAA